The genomic region TAAAGGTTCCTTTGCCTGAGGGCAGGAGGGTGCTTAGCGGGCGCCGGCGAGTTCGGGTTCGCGCCGGGGCGTCGGCACGTCGTCGGACTCGCGGATGCCGTAGCGGGCGTACAACCGGCGCAGGGGCCCCGGTGCCCACCAGTTGGCCCGCCCGAGCAGCCGCATCGTCGCCGGCACCAGCAGGATCCGGACGACGGTCGCGTCGATGACGATCGCGATCAGCATCGCGACGCCGATCATCTTGATGAAGGTGATCCCCGAGAGCGAGAACGCGCCGATCACCACGAGAAGCAGCAGCGCGGCGCTGGTGATGATCCCGCCGGTGCGCTGCAGGCCGGTCGCCACCGCCGTCGTGTTGTCGCCGGTCCTGTCGTACTCCTCCCGGATCCGGGACATGAGGAACACCTCGTAGTCCATCGACAGCCCGAACACGATGGCCAGCACCAGGATCGGCTGGGTCGCCTCCACGAACCCGGTGGGCGTGAAGTCCAGGAACCCGCTCAGGTTGCCGTCCTGGAAGATCCAGACCAGCGCGCCGAACGAGGCCCCCAGCGACAGCACGTTCATCACCACCGCCTTGACCGGCAGCACGAGCGAGCCGAAGGCCAGGAACAGCAGCACGAACGTCGTCGCCACCACGAAGACCGCCATCCACGGCAGCAGCGCGGCGAGGCTGTCGAGCAGGTCCGCCAGCACCGCGGTCTGCCCGCCGATCAGCGCCTCGCCGCCCTCGGGCGCCGGGACGGCACGGACCGCGCCGACCAGTTCCCGCGCCTCGGTGGACAGCGGGTCGCCGGCGTAGGCGAGGTCGACCCGCGCGGTGTCGCCTGCCGCGCCGGCGACCGTCGCGCCGTCCACCCCGGGTACCGCTGCCACGTCGTCGACGTAGGCCTCCAACGCGGCGTCACCGGTAGGGGAGTCGACCGCGTCGGGCAGCGTCACGATCGCGGTGATCGGCCCGCGCTCGCTCGGTGGGAAGTCCGCCCGGATCGTCTCCGCGACCACCCGGCTCTCGGTCCCCTCCGGCAGGGCCCGCTCGTCGATGCCGCCGAACTGCACCCGCAGGAACGGCAGCGCCAGGACGACCAGCACTGTGGTGACGACGACGGTGTAGATCACCGGCCGGCGCATCACACTGTGCGCGATCCGGTACCACGCCCCGTGCTCCCGAGGTGCGTTTATGGCCATAACTGCCGTCGGGGGGCGGTGGAACACGCGTCGCAACCAGGGGCGGACCGACAGCGCGTCGACCTTGGGGCCGAGCATCGCCAGCAGCGCCGGCAGCAGGGTGAGGGCGGCGAGCATCGCGATGAGGACGGCGCTCATCCCGCCGAACCCCATGGAGCGGAGGAAGACCTGCGGGAAGATCAGCAGCCCGGCCAGCGAGATCGCGACCGTGATCCCGGAGACCGCGA from Blastococcus colisei harbors:
- a CDS encoding MMPL family transporter, whose protein sequence is MFEALGRVMYRRRRWVVALALAFVAFAGIWGTGVFGAMTGGGFEDPDSESSLAAAVAERELGRGGGDVVVLYSSDQLTVDDGAYADAVEQSLAALPDDVVEESVTFFGTGAPQLVSEDRTATYAVLTLAGDEDQRTAGLERIEAELDAPGLETQVGGGTTINRDINERVSADIARAEMISLPILAVLLVVIFGSFAAAGLPLAIGVVAILGSFAALRGFSMVTDVSIFAVNVVTITGLGLAIDYGLFMVSRFREEIARQPDTETALARTMATAGRTVAVSGITVAISLAGLLIFPQVFLRSMGFGGMSAVLIAMLAALTLLPALLAMLGPKVDALSVRPWLRRVFHRPPTAVMAINAPREHGAWYRIAHSVMRRPVIYTVVVTTVLVVLALPFLRVQFGGIDERALPEGTESRVVAETIRADFPPSERGPITAIVTLPDAVDSPTGDAALEAYVDDVAAVPGVDGATVAGAAGDTARVDLAYAGDPLSTEARELVGAVRAVPAPEGGEALIGGQTAVLADLLDSLAALLPWMAVFVVATTFVLLFLAFGSLVLPVKAVVMNVLSLGASFGALVWIFQDGNLSGFLDFTPTGFVEATQPILVLAIVFGLSMDYEVFLMSRIREEYDRTGDNTTAVATGLQRTGGIITSAALLLLVVIGAFSLSGITFIKMIGVAMLIAIVIDATVVRILLVPATMRLLGRANWWAPGPLRRLYARYGIRESDDVPTPRREPELAGAR